GGATACAAATCCTTCTCAGTTCTTCGTTTTCATAGTTTGCATACGAAAAAATCGCCGAAGTGAGCGTTCCCGAGCGATAAGAAACGAGCACGGTTTCCTCGGTTGCCTCGAAACTTTCGCTCAACGTCCTTGATCCCGCTCTTGTTGAATTGGAACAAAATAGGAACAATGTGAGGTGTGGTCAATAGCTGTTCAGCTTTGAGTTGTCTCGCGTCGCACAAACAAAAACGGCCGGATCTTTCGATCCGGCCGCAACGCAAACTCTACTCGGCTAAGCTTACGCCACGCGACGCAACTTAGCCCCCGCCCATTTCTGGAATCGGATTAGCTGGCCTTCTTGACCGGCGCGTCGCCGACCTTCTTCTGGATGGCGCGCTTCAGCTCGAGGGCGCGCGGCGACAGGGCGTCGGCGCTGGCCTTGAGCAGAAAGGTGTCGAGGCCGCCATTGTGGTCGACGCTCTTCACCGCGTTGGTGGAGACGCGCAGGCGCACGTTGCGGCCCAGCGCTTCCGAGATGAAGGTCACGTTGACCAGGTTCGGCAGGAAGCGGCGCTTGGTCTTGATGTTCGAGTGGCTGACCTTGTGGCCGACGAGGGGGCCCTTGGCCGTCAGTTCGCAGCGGCGAGACATGGCAAAAATCCTTGTTTCGAACCCCCAACGATTGCGGCCGCCATTCGGGGCGCCACGGGGGCTAATTCTGTGTCCTTGCAGGGAGCGGGCGGACGTATAGGGGGATAGCGGCGGGTAGTCAAGGATTTGGGGCGGGGTTTCATGCCACGCAACAGGTGTCATCGCCCGGCTGGACCGGGCGATCCAGTATTCCAGAGGCCGGCGTTTGAGAGCTCGGCCTCACCAGATCCGTCTCGGCGTACTGGATACCCCGCTTTCGCGGGGTATGACAGCGGAATGGGCGGACAGAGGTATCGCAGCCCGCGGGTTCGCCCAATCACCAAAACGGCAGTGTTTGAAGCGTCTTACCATCACAAAAGGGGCGCAATCGCCGATGAATAGTCCGGTGAGTTCCCTGGCTTTGGCGCCTGGATGCATTGCTTAGCGCCGCAACTGGCTTAAGTAACAACCACTCGCTTCCCGATTGGATCGTCTCGTGCACACGCTCACCCTCTTTCCGCCCCGGCTGCGCGCGGCCGGCAGGCTGGCTTTGGCCGCTGTCGGCGGGCTGATGCTGGCGTGGGGGGCCGCGCCGGCCGCGGCGCAGGGCAAGCTCGAGGCGCAATACGAGGCTTCGCTATCGGGCATTCCGGTCGGCCGCGGCGCCTGGAACATCGATATCCAGGACGACGTGTTCTCGGCGGCGGCCTCCGGCGGCACCACGGGCATCCTGAAATCCTTCGCGGGCGGGTCCGGCACCGGCGCCTCGCAGGGGCGCATCGTCAACGGCGCGCTGGTCGCCTCCGCCTACCAGGCCTCCACCACCACCTCGAAGAAGACCGAAGAGATCCACATCACCCTCGACAAGGGCAATGTGAAGGAGTTCGGCATCATTCCGGAGCCGCCGGTCGACCCCGACCGCATCGTCGTCACCGATGCGCATCGCCGCGGCGTGTTCGATCCGATGACCGCCTCGCTGGTGCGCGTCCCCGGAACCGGCGATCCGCTGTCGCCGGAGGCCTGCCACGGCAGCGCGCCGGTGTTCGACGGCCGCATGCGCTACGAGCTCAGGCTCGATTTCAAGCGCATGGCGACCGTGAAGGCGGAGAAGGGCTATCATGGCCCGGTCGTGGTCTGCGCGCTCTATTTCGTGCCTGTGGCCGGCTACATCCCCGACCGCCCCGTGATCAAGTACCTCGCCGCCCAGCGCAACATCGAGATCGCGCTCGCCCCGGTCGCGGGCACCAGGATTTTGGTGCCGTTCTGGCTGAAGGTTCCGACCCCGCTCGGCCCGGCGATGCTGGAGGCGACCAGCTTCATCACGACGGCGCTGCCGCCGCGGGTCGCGAAGACGCAGTAGCGCTGCGCTACGATTCCCCGTTACATCAACGGCTTACCCGCCGCCACCGCGCCATCGGCCGCAAGGCCCTTTCTACTGTGCATGGGGTTGTTTTCGCGAGATTGAGTTGGGGCGCAGCTCTGCCGGGAATCCATTTGACTCCGTCCCGATTCTGATTCGACTCCGCGCCATCCCCAACTTAAGGAATTCCGCCCCCAAATCGTCGCTTGTGCGACGGCCCAAAACTCCATCTAGTGCGCAGGAAACGAGGCCCCGCGAGATGTTGCGTGAACGTAACGGGACTCCGGGGGGAGTCAGCGATTCGGCCGCGATTCGTTCTAGAGTCGTTCCGAAGCTTAAAGCGCGAGGGAAAAGCGTCGCAAAGTGAGACAGTTGCGCGAGTGTCGCGCGCCCGCACCCCGCCGCCCCAGATAGCACTGACATTCGCCAAAATCGCGATTACCTAATAAGCTAGACATGGCCTTTCCTCCTTCCCCCTTCGCTTCCGAGCGCGCGCCAGGCTCCGGCGTCACCGCGGTGCTCGGTCCGACCAACACCGGCAAGACCCATCTCGCCATCGAACGGATGCTCGCGCATTCCTCGGGGCTGATCGGCCTGCCGCTGCGCCTGCTCGCGCGCGAGGTCTACAACAAGATCGTCGCCCGCGTCGGGCCGGAGGCCGTCGCGCTGGTGACGGGCGAAGAGAAGATCAAGCCGAAGAACCCGCGTTATTGGGTCTCGACCGTCGAGGCGATGCCGCGCGACCTCGATGTCTCCTTCCTCGCCGTCGACGAGATCCAGATCGCCTCCGACCTCGAACGCGGCCACGTCTTCACCGACCGCATCCTCAACCGCCGCGGCCGCGACGAGACGCTGCTGCTGGGCGCGGCGACGATGCGTCCGATCATCGAGCGGCTGCTGCCGGGCGTGTCCATGATCACGCGGCCCCGCCTGTCGCAGCTCGAATTCGCCGGCGACCGCAAGATCACGCGCCAGCCGCGCCGCACCGCCATCGTCGCGTTCTCCGCCGACGAGGTCTACGCCATCGCCGAGCTGATCAAGCGCCAGCATGGCGGCGCGGCCGTGGTGCTCGGCTCGCTCTCGCCCCGCACGCGCAATGCGCAGGTCGAGATGTTCCAGAACGGCGACGTCGACTATCTCGTCGCCACCGACGCCGTCGGCATGGGCCTCAATCTCGACGTCGACCACGTCGCCTTCGCCTCCGACCGCAAGTTCGACGGCTACCAGTTCCGTCGCCTGACGCCGGCCGAGTTCGCGCAAGTCGCCGGCCGTGCCGGCCGCGCCACCCGCAACGGCACCTTCGGCACCACGGGCCGCTGCGGCCCGTTCGAGCCCGAGCTGGTGAACGCGCTCCAGAACCACGTCTTCGATCCCGTGAAGATGCTGCAATGGCGCAACTCGAAGCTGGATTTCTCCTCCCTCGGCGCGCTCCAGGTCTCGCTCAACCTCGCCCCCGGCCACGACACGCTGACGCGGGCGCCGATCGCCGAAGACATGCGCGTGCTCGACCATGCCGCCCGCGACGGCGAGGTGCGCGATATCGCGCATGGCAAGGCCGCCGTGGAGCGCCTGTGGGAAGCCTGCCAGGTCCCCGATTACCGCAAGCTCTCGCCCGCCGCCCATGCCGAGCTGGTGACGACGCTCTACGGCTTCCTGATGCAGAAGGGCTGCATCCCCGATTCCTGGTTCGCCGCCCAGGTCGACCAGGCCGACCGCGTCGACGGCGACATCGACACGCTGTCGGCCCGGATCGCGCAAATCCGCACCTGGACCTTCGTCGCCAACCGCCCGGACTGGCTGAAAGACCCCGAACGCTGGCAGGGGACCGCGCGGGAGGTCGAAAATAAATTATCGGATGCGCTCCACGAACGCTTGACTGAGCGTTTCGTTGATCGCCGGACCAGTGTATTGATGCGCCGCCTGCGGGAGAACACGAGCTTGAATACGGAAATCGGCAAGACCGGCGAAGTTATCGTCGAAGGCCATGTCATCGGCCGCCTCGATGGCTTCACCTTTGCACCGGATGCGGCGGAAGCCGGCTCCGATGCGAAAGCCTTGCAGGCTGCCGCGCAAGCGGTGCTCGCCGGCGAGATCAATGCGCGCGCCGAAAAGCTCGGCAACGCGCCGGACGACCAGTTCGTGCTGACGTCGGACGGCACCATCCGCTGGACCGGCGACGCCGTGGCGCGCCTCGTCGCCGCGGAGGAGGCGCTGCATCCGCGCATCCGCATCATCTCGGACGAGCGGCTGACCGGCGGTCCCCGCGACAAAGTGCAGGCGCGGCTCGACCTCTGGCTCAAGACCCATATCGAAAAGCTGCTCGGCCCGATGTTCGAGCTGTCGAAGGCCGAGGACGTCACGGGCATCGCCCGCGGCATCGCCTATCAGCTGGTCGAGGCGCTCGGCGTGCTCGAGCGCCCGAAGATCGCGAACGAGCTGAAGGATCTCGACCAGCCCTCGCGTGCGACGCTGCGCAAATACGGCGTCCGCTTCGGCGCTTACCACATCTATTTCCCCGGCATCCTCAAGCCCGCCGCGCGTGCGCTGGCCGCGCTCTTGTGGGCGCTGAAGCAGGACAATGTCGATCTGTCGGCATTGTCGGGCGCGCAGCATCTGGCCTCATCCGGCCGCACCTCGTTCCCGGTCGACAAGAGCTTGCCGCGCGACGCCTATCGCGTGCTCGGCTACAAGCAGGCCGGCGAGCGCGCCGTCCGCGTCGACATTCTCGAGCGCCTTGCCGATCTGATCCGCCCGGCGCTGGCCTGGCGCGAGAATTCGCCCGGCGAAAAGCCCGCCGGCGCGTTCGACGGCCGCAGCTTCGTGGTGACGCAGGCGATGACCTCGCTCACCGGCTCCGCCGGCGAGGATTTCGCCTCGGTGCTGCGCGCGCTCGGCTATCGCATGGAGAAGCGCCCGCCGCTGCCGCCGAAGCCGGCCGCGCCTGCTGCTGCGGAGGCACCTGTTGCTGCGGAGGCGCCGGCTGCTGAGGCTTCCGCCGAGACGCCTGCTGAAACGACCGACGCCGCGATCGAAGCCGCTCCGGAAGCCGTCACTGTCGAAGACGCGCCCGGCATGGAGCAGCACGACGAGCCCGCTCACGAGGAGCCGGCGCTCGAAGCCTCGCCCGAAGCACCCGTCACGCCGGAAGATGCCCCCGGCATCGCCCCTCCGGCCGAAGAGCCTGCGGCGCCCGCAGAGGCTGCAGCAGAAGCAGCTCCCGCCGAGACCGCTGCAACGGAAGCCATCGCTTCGCCCGACGCCGCTGCGCCTGCTGAAGCCGTTGCCGCGCCCGCCGAGCCCGAGCTGATCGAAGTCTGGCGTCCCGGTGGCCGTCACGAGGATCGCAAGCCGCGCCACGAGCGCCATCGTCATCAGCGCCACAACAACCAGCGTCCGCAGGCCGGCGCTGAAGCCGGCGCTGCGTCCGCTGAGGGCGAGGCCGCGCAATCGGCCGATGGCGAGAAGCGCGGGGAGCGTCATCGTCACGGCGGCCATCGTCGCGATGCCGGCAGAGATTTCCGCAAAGGCCGCGAAGGCGGCGAGGGCGGTGAACGCCGCGACGACCGCAATCGCAGCTTCCAGGGCAAGGACCGCGATAACAAGGATCGCGATCGCAACCGCGACAACAAGAAGTTCGGCGGCGATCGTGACAAGGGCCGCGACAATCGTGGCCGCGACCGTGACAAGGGCCGCGACCGCCGGGATCGCGAGTCCGGTCCGTCGCTGCGCCCCTACGCATCGAGCGCGAACCCGCGTGAGCGTGATCGCCCCGCGGACCCGAACTCTCCGTTTGCCAAGCTCGCCGCGCTGAAGGAGCAACTCGCGGGTCGGAAGGAGTAATCCCACGACCACCGAGCGGCAGCGCCTCGACAAATGGCTGTGGCACGCGCGGGTGGTGAAGGCGCGCACCTCCGCCGCCGAGCTCGTTGTGACAGGCCATGTCCGCATCAACGGCACGCGCGAGAAATCACCCGGCCATGCGATCAAGCTCGGCGACGTCATCACCGTCGCGCTCGACCGCACCGTGCGTGTGCTGAAGGTGACCGGCTTCAACGAGCGCCGCGGCGATGCCGCCTCGGCGCGCGTGCTCTACGAGGAGCTCGGCACGAAGAGCTCGGCGACGTAAAGCGCAATTAATTGCGCTTCGTATTCATTTCTTGGTCGATCAACCACATAAAGCCGTCATGATCGGGGCTTCCCGACCTTGCAGCGCAGAGCCATCCGCGCTACGCAAGCCGCGACTTTTAAAAGAGCTTTTCGGAGCGTTGGATGACTTACGTCGTCACTGAAAACTGCATCAAGTGCAAGTATACCGACTGCGTCGAGGTCTGCCCGGTCGACTGTTTCTACGAGGGTGACAACATGCTGGTCATCCACCCGGACGAGTGCATCGATTGCGGCGTGTGCGAGCCGGAATGCCCCGCCGACGCCATCAAGCCGGACACGGAACCGGGCCTCGAAAAGTGGCTGGAAGTGAACACCCAGTACGCCAAGAGCTGGCCGAACATCACCCAGAAGAAAGAATCACCCGACGACGCGAAGGAATTCGACGGGATGGAAGGCAAGTTCGAGAAATATTTTTCTCCGAACCCCGGCTCTGGAGACTAAATTCCGGCCCAAACTTAACCCTAATACTTTCGGCAGCGCCGAAAACCAGCCCTCAAGACCCCTAAATCATTGATTTTTGCGGGAAATGTGCTATATTGAGCACATTAAGCTGAACCCCCGTCAGCCCAGTTGGCCCCGTTGGGTTCCCGTGAAACCAAATGTCGAACAGGGGCGTGGCAGTTTCCGCGCGCAGGCTGTGTCACAGAAAACGCGTAAAAAGAGTACTTCAGCGAGGGCTTCCCATAAGGAGGCCAAAAAAGTCGCCGCGGCCAGCCGTAGCGCATCCAAGGGTCGGACCGCCGCCAAGGCGCCGCCGGCTGCAAAGTCCTCGAAGAACAAAAGAAGCGCAATGCCTAACAAGACTGCCAAACCGGCCGCGAAAGCGACCGTTGCCAAGCCTGCTGCTGCCAAGGCTCCCGCTGCCAAGCCTGTTGCTCCGAAGGCTCCCGCTGCTCCGAAGGCTCCTGTTGCTGCCGCCCCCGCCAAGGCCCCCGTCGCTGCTGCCAAGCCGGCCGTGAAGGCCGCTGCGCCCGCGCCGAAGGTCGAGGAAAAGAAGGTCGTGACCCAGCGCCAGGGCTTCAAGGCCAATGAATTCGTCGTTTATCCCGCTCACGGTGTCGGCCAGATCCTGGCCATCGAGGAGCAGGAGATCGCAGGCGCGAAGCTCGAGCTGTTCGTCATCAACTTCATCAAGGACAAGATGACGCTGCGCGTTCCGACCGCCAAGGTCGCGAACGTCGGCATGCGCAAGCTGTCCGAGCCCGCCCTCGTCAAGAAGGCGCTCGAGACGCTGAAGGGCCGTGCCCGTGTCAAGCGCACCATGTGGTCCCGCCGCGCCCAGGAATACGAAGCGAAGATCAATTCGGGCGACATCGTCGCGATCGCGGAAGTCGTGCGTGACCTCTATCGCTCGGAATCGCAGCCCGAGCAGTCCTACAGCGAACGCCAGCTCTATGAAGCGGCGCTCGATCGTCTGTCCCGCGAGATCGCGGTGGTGCAGCACTCGACCGAGACCGAAGCGGTCAAGGAGATCGAGGCCCAGCTCGCCAAGAGCCCGCGCCGCGCGAACGCCAAGGCGGAAGCCACCGACGGTGAAGGCGAGGCGGATGCCGAGGCCGATACCGACGACACCGATGGCGACGACACCACCGTCGCCGACGAGGCCGCGTAAGCGCTTCGCGGCGTTGTTCGCAAACAATCAAAAGCCCGGCCGTTTGGCCGGGCTTTTTGTTCGGATACGTGTTCGAGCCTTCCCTACAGCGTCGCGCGCGGCTGGGTCCAGATCGCAATCGGCCGCTCGAGTCCGCGGATCGCTTGAGGATCCTGGGCGATCAACGATGCAAATGTTTCGGCTGCGCTGCCGAGTTCCAGCTTGGCGCGACTGACGAGATCGTTGCTTGCCACCAGCGCGCAGTCGAGCCTGCGCGTGAGCGCCTCCAGGCGGCTTGCGGCGTTGACGGTGGCGCCGATCACGGCAAATTCCAGACAGGTGTGCCCGATGTCCCCGAGCACCACCGGCCCGTAATGCAGGCCGAAACTGACGCGCATCGGCGGTTCGCCGGACGCCGTTCGCTGCGCATTCCAGCTGTCCGCCGCCGCAATCATGGCCTGGGCACAGCGCAACGCGTTGCTGGCGTCACGCTCGCCTGCGAAGGGCGTGCCGAATGTCGCCATCAATCCGTCGCCCAGATATTTGTCCAGCGTGCCGTCGTGGCGGAAAACCTCCTGCTCCATCAATGCGTGGAATTCGCGCAACGTCCGCACGACTTCCTCCG
The genomic region above belongs to Bradyrhizobium sp. CCBAU 53338 and contains:
- a CDS encoding DUF3108 domain-containing protein; protein product: MAAVGGLMLAWGAAPAAAQGKLEAQYEASLSGIPVGRGAWNIDIQDDVFSAAASGGTTGILKSFAGGSGTGASQGRIVNGALVASAYQASTTTSKKTEEIHITLDKGNVKEFGIIPEPPVDPDRIVVTDAHRRGVFDPMTASLVRVPGTGDPLSPEACHGSAPVFDGRMRYELRLDFKRMATVKAEKGYHGPVVVCALYFVPVAGYIPDRPVIKYLAAQRNIEIALAPVAGTRILVPFWLKVPTPLGPAMLEATSFITTALPPRVAKTQ
- the rpmB gene encoding 50S ribosomal protein L28, with product MSRRCELTAKGPLVGHKVSHSNIKTKRRFLPNLVNVTFISEALGRNVRLRVSTNAVKSVDHNGGLDTFLLKASADALSPRALELKRAIQKKVGDAPVKKAS
- a CDS encoding CarD family transcriptional regulator, whose translation is MPNKTAKPAAKATVAKPAAAKAPAAKPVAPKAPAAPKAPVAAAPAKAPVAAAKPAVKAAAPAPKVEEKKVVTQRQGFKANEFVVYPAHGVGQILAIEEQEIAGAKLELFVINFIKDKMTLRVPTAKVANVGMRKLSEPALVKKALETLKGRARVKRTMWSRRAQEYEAKINSGDIVAIAEVVRDLYRSESQPEQSYSERQLYEAALDRLSREIAVVQHSTETEAVKEIEAQLAKSPRRANAKAEATDGEGEADAEADTDDTDGDDTTVADEAA
- a CDS encoding helicase-related protein, translating into MAFPPSPFASERAPGSGVTAVLGPTNTGKTHLAIERMLAHSSGLIGLPLRLLAREVYNKIVARVGPEAVALVTGEEKIKPKNPRYWVSTVEAMPRDLDVSFLAVDEIQIASDLERGHVFTDRILNRRGRDETLLLGAATMRPIIERLLPGVSMITRPRLSQLEFAGDRKITRQPRRTAIVAFSADEVYAIAELIKRQHGGAAVVLGSLSPRTRNAQVEMFQNGDVDYLVATDAVGMGLNLDVDHVAFASDRKFDGYQFRRLTPAEFAQVAGRAGRATRNGTFGTTGRCGPFEPELVNALQNHVFDPVKMLQWRNSKLDFSSLGALQVSLNLAPGHDTLTRAPIAEDMRVLDHAARDGEVRDIAHGKAAVERLWEACQVPDYRKLSPAAHAELVTTLYGFLMQKGCIPDSWFAAQVDQADRVDGDIDTLSARIAQIRTWTFVANRPDWLKDPERWQGTAREVENKLSDALHERLTERFVDRRTSVLMRRLRENTSLNTEIGKTGEVIVEGHVIGRLDGFTFAPDAAEAGSDAKALQAAAQAVLAGEINARAEKLGNAPDDQFVLTSDGTIRWTGDAVARLVAAEEALHPRIRIISDERLTGGPRDKVQARLDLWLKTHIEKLLGPMFELSKAEDVTGIARGIAYQLVEALGVLERPKIANELKDLDQPSRATLRKYGVRFGAYHIYFPGILKPAARALAALLWALKQDNVDLSALSGAQHLASSGRTSFPVDKSLPRDAYRVLGYKQAGERAVRVDILERLADLIRPALAWRENSPGEKPAGAFDGRSFVVTQAMTSLTGSAGEDFASVLRALGYRMEKRPPLPPKPAAPAAAEAPVAAEAPAAEASAETPAETTDAAIEAAPEAVTVEDAPGMEQHDEPAHEEPALEASPEAPVTPEDAPGIAPPAEEPAAPAEAAAEAAPAETAATEAIASPDAAAPAEAVAAPAEPELIEVWRPGGRHEDRKPRHERHRHQRHNNQRPQAGAEAGAASAEGEAAQSADGEKRGERHRHGGHRRDAGRDFRKGREGGEGGERRDDRNRSFQGKDRDNKDRDRNRDNKKFGGDRDKGRDNRGRDRDKGRDRRDRESGPSLRPYASSANPRERDRPADPNSPFAKLAALKEQLAGRKE
- the fdxA gene encoding ferredoxin FdxA → MTYVVTENCIKCKYTDCVEVCPVDCFYEGDNMLVIHPDECIDCGVCEPECPADAIKPDTEPGLEKWLEVNTQYAKSWPNITQKKESPDDAKEFDGMEGKFEKYFSPNPGSGD